A single Populus alba chromosome 7, ASM523922v2, whole genome shotgun sequence DNA region contains:
- the LOC118063238 gene encoding protein DA1-related 1 has translation MRWWTKFLKGSSHKGHYHRRYEDRYRDEPRQSVDDSSGFDKEEIECAIALSLSVEDQKGKKVIEEDTESEQSEEDYQTHQSEEDYQTHKSEEDYQTHQSQEDYQRHQPEEDEKDVNAQSEEDEQLAKAIQESLEPPPQARYDSGNVVPPYAFFFPSSYRICAGCNTEIGQGRFLSCLDSVWHPDCFRCDACNLPISDYEFSMSGNRHYHKSCYRNQHHPKCDVCNNFIPTNSSGLIEYKVHPFWKQKYCPSHERDGTPRCCCCERMEPRDTRYLSLDDGRKLCLECLDSAIVDTLECQPLYFEIREFYEGLNMKVEQEIPLLLVERTALNEAMEGEKNGHHHLPETRGLCLSEEQTVTTVSRRPRMGAEQRSMDIITESYRLSRRCEVTAILILYGLPRLLTGSILAHEMMHAWLRLKGYPNLRPDVEEGICQVLAHMWLDSEIYSSSGNEGASSSSSSSSSPPPSSKKGQQSDFEKKLGEFFKHQIESDESPAYGEGFRVGNQAVLKYGLRTTLDHIRMTGNFPV, from the exons ATGCGTTGGTGGACCAAGTTTCTCAAAGGTTCTAGCCATAAGGGGCACTATCATAGGAGATATGAAGATAGATATCGGGATGAGCCTCGCCAATCAGTG GATGATTCATCAGGTTTTGACAAAGAAGAAATCGAATGTGCTATTGCACTTTCCCTTTCTGTAGAAGatcaaaaagggaaaaaagtaaTTG AGGAAGATACTGAGTCAGAACAGTCAGAGGAAGATTACCAGACCCACCAGTCAGAGGAAGATTACCAGACCCACAAGTCGGAGGAAGATTACCAGACCCACCAGTCACAGGAAGATTACCAGCGCCACCAGCCAGAGGAAGATGAGAAGGATGTGAACGCTCAATCGGAAGAAGATGAGCAACTTGCCAAAGCTATTCAAGAAAGTTTGGAGCCTCCTCCTCAAGCTCGATATGACAGTGGAAATGTAGTTCCACCTTATGCATTCTTCTTTCCATCAAGCTACAG GATCTGTGCTGGGTGCAACACTGAGATTGGTCAAGGACGGTTTTTGAGTTGCCTGGACAGTGTTTGGCACCCTGATTGTTTCCGTTGCGATGCTTGCAATCTGCCAATTTCTGATTATGAG TTTTCAATGTCTGGGAATCGTCATTATCACAAATCCTGCTATAGGAATCAGCATCATCCAAAATGCGATGTTTGCAACAACTTT ATTCCTACAAATTCATCTGGTCTCATTGAGTATAAGGTCCATCCTTTCTGGAAACAAAAATACTGCCCCTCACATGAGCGTGATGGAACTCCTCGTTGCTGTTGTTGTGAGAGAATGGAG CCTAGGGACACGAGATATCTATCGCTTGATGATGGAAGGAAGCTGTGTCTAGAGTGTCTAGACTCTGCAATAGTGGATACTCTTGAATGCCAACCTCTTTACTTCGAAATACGAGaattttatgaaggtttaaatATGAAGGTGGAGCAGGAAATTCCTTTACTTTTGGTTGAGAGAACAGCCCTAAATGAGGCCATGGAGGGAGAAAAGAAT GGTCATCATCACTTGCCCGAAACCAGAGGGCTCTGCTTGTCGGAAGAACAAACTGTCACAACA GTTTCGAGGAGGCCAAGGATGGGTGCAGAACAACGTTCCATGGACATAATAACAGAATCTTATAGGCTAAGCCGTAGGTGTGAAGTGACTGCAATTCTCATTCTGTATGGCCTTCCCag GTTGTTGACTGGCTCGATTCTGGCTCATGAGATGATGCATGCATGGCTTCGACTTAAAG GCTATCCCAACCTCCGTCCCGACGTTGAAGAAGGCATTTGCCAGGTGCTGGCTCACATGTGGCTGGATTCCGAGATTTATTCTAGTTCCGGAAATGAAGGTGCTTCGTCGTCTTCGTCATCTTCATcctcaccaccaccatcatcaaaGAAGGGGCAGCAGTCTGACTTTGAGAAGAAACTTGGTGAGTTTTTCAAACACCAGATCGAGTCAGATGAGTCGCCGGCTTACGGAGAAGGGTTCAGGGTAGGTAACCAGGCAGTGCTGAAATATGGCCTCAGGACAACCCTTGACCACATTCGGATGACAGGAAACTTTCCTGTCTGA